A portion of the Chondrinema litorale genome contains these proteins:
- a CDS encoding site-2 protease family protein: MKKGLLHLFLFLLTFTATTFAGMEWTAGRFITIPEGEDWTFLEAVWRYLTDIEKSDLIKGLTYSIPFLTILTFHEFGHYFTAKYYKLKVTLPFYIPFWFLGLMPAIGTMGAFIRIKSMIRSRKEFFDVGIAGPLAGFIVALFVIFYGFTHLPEPDYIYEIHPEYKELGANYEEEAYKDLPEGANLQMGTNLLYEFCKAYLVDDPARIPNPHEIMHYPWLLAGFLACFFTALNLIPIGQLDGGHILYGLIGSKKHRIASPAFFVLFIFIGGLGIFSIQDFVENFDYNMQMVAFYLLFLFFVFDKLSKNKLHIVLIVFGVFSLQLLVKYIFPEVIGFSGWLVFGLLLGRVLGVYHPETYERKPLDTKRKVIGWISLIIFVISFSPAPFIIT, from the coding sequence TTGAAGAAAGGACTTTTACATCTTTTTTTATTCCTCTTAACTTTTACTGCTACTACTTTTGCCGGTATGGAATGGACCGCAGGTAGGTTTATAACAATACCTGAAGGTGAAGATTGGACATTTCTTGAAGCTGTCTGGCGCTATTTGACAGATATAGAAAAGTCAGATTTAATTAAGGGTTTAACTTATTCGATTCCTTTTCTAACTATTCTTACATTTCATGAATTTGGCCATTATTTTACTGCTAAATACTATAAGCTTAAAGTAACATTGCCATTTTATATACCTTTTTGGTTTTTGGGATTAATGCCAGCAATCGGAACAATGGGGGCTTTTATCAGAATAAAAAGTATGATAAGGTCTCGCAAAGAGTTTTTCGATGTGGGAATAGCTGGTCCTTTAGCAGGATTTATAGTTGCCCTCTTTGTTATTTTTTATGGCTTTACTCATCTGCCTGAGCCAGATTATATTTATGAAATTCACCCAGAATACAAGGAGCTTGGTGCTAATTACGAGGAAGAAGCTTATAAAGACTTACCAGAAGGAGCCAATTTACAAATGGGAACCAACCTTTTATATGAGTTTTGTAAAGCATATTTAGTAGACGATCCTGCACGAATTCCAAATCCGCATGAGATTATGCATTATCCATGGCTGTTGGCTGGTTTTTTAGCATGCTTCTTTACAGCACTTAATTTAATTCCTATTGGTCAACTAGATGGGGGACATATTTTGTATGGATTAATTGGCTCGAAAAAACATAGGATTGCATCACCTGCTTTTTTTGTGTTATTTATCTTTATAGGTGGCTTGGGTATATTTTCTATCCAAGATTTTGTAGAAAACTTTGATTATAATATGCAAATGGTAGCTTTTTATCTACTGTTTTTGTTTTTTGTTTTTGACAAACTCAGCAAAAATAAATTGCATATTGTTCTTATAGTTTTTGGCGTATTTAGCCTCCAATTGCTGGTAAAATATATTTTTCCGGAGGTAATTGGTTTCAGTGGCTGGTTAGTTTTTGGCTTGCTATTGGGGAGAGTCTTAGGAGTGTATCATCCTGAAACTTATGAACGCAAACCACTGGATACCAAGAGAAAAGTTATAGGCTGGATTTCACTGATAATTTTTGTGATTTCTTTCTCTCCAGCCCCATTTATTATAACTTAA
- the cas6 gene encoding CRISPR-associated endoribonuclease Cas6, protein MRIRIIFELKNKGAVLPFHHQKQIRALFRQVVGEDYLTDNQNFNFSGLKGQTKVGREGLHYFSKYVTLVCSSIDKEFINYFINKLFDYDNILLGDLLLEPIYVEKEVNDREFKESMRYLCLSPLVVLNTDSNEKNKEFIHPTLDKFSDFLYESTMLRMERSKLYTSQEIESFYKFQIIPDKIYLDKIHKKEKKFARIYTTIKQGRILEVRGYTFPFALYAHPKVQEFVYNCGFGELTANGFGMPDFVDTGHITKEVIFEKQINSKEKLKL, encoded by the coding sequence GTGAGGATACGAATCATATTTGAACTTAAGAATAAGGGTGCTGTACTTCCTTTTCATCATCAGAAACAGATACGTGCTTTGTTCAGGCAGGTGGTGGGAGAAGACTACCTAACGGATAACCAAAATTTCAACTTTTCAGGCTTAAAAGGTCAAACCAAGGTAGGAAGAGAAGGACTTCATTACTTCTCAAAATATGTAACTTTAGTTTGCAGCAGCATCGATAAAGAGTTTATCAATTATTTTATAAATAAGCTCTTTGACTATGATAACATATTACTAGGAGATCTACTACTAGAGCCTATATATGTTGAAAAAGAGGTGAATGATAGAGAATTTAAGGAGTCGATGAGATATTTGTGTCTATCTCCATTGGTTGTTCTAAATACAGACAGCAATGAAAAAAACAAGGAGTTTATCCACCCTACATTAGATAAGTTTTCTGATTTTCTGTACGAATCTACTATGTTACGTATGGAAAGATCGAAACTTTACACCAGTCAGGAGATCGAATCTTTCTACAAATTCCAGATCATTCCAGACAAAATATACTTAGATAAAATCCACAAAAAAGAGAAAAAATTTGCAAGAATTTATACAACCATAAAGCAGGGCAGAATTTTAGAAGTGAGAGGTTACACCTTCCCATTTGCGCTTTATGCACATCCTAAAGTGCAGGAATTTGTATATAACTGTGGATTTGGAGAATTAACAGCAAATGGTTTTGGTATGCCTGATTTTGTAGATACAGGACATATCACCAAAGAAGTTATATTCGAGAAACAAATAAACAGCAAAGAAAAACTTAAGTTATAA